Part of the Eikenella corrodens genome is shown below.
TCGAAATCGAAGCCGTTGGCATCGGCCATGGCTGCGCGGAAGTCGTCGCAGGTAACGGCTTGGCCGTCGTGGCGCCGGAAATAAAGCTTCATGCCTTTTTGGAAGCCCTCTTCGCCGAGGAAGGTGTGATACATGCGCACTACTTCGGCGCCTTTCTCATACACGGTGAGGGTGTAGAAATTGTTCATTTCCACATAGCTGGCGGGGCGCACGGGGTGGGCGGTGGGGCCGGCGTCTTCGGGGAATTGGTGGGCGCGCAGGAAGGATACGTTTTCAATCCGGCGGACTTCGCGGCTGGCGCGGTCGGCGGAAAATTCTTGGTCGCGGAATACGGTGAGGCCCTCTTTGAGCGAGAGCTGAAACCAATCGCGGCAGGTAACGCGGTTGCCGGTCCAGTTGTGGAAGTATTCGTGGGCGATTACGCCTTCCACGCGCTCGAAATCGGCATCGGTGGCGGTGCGGCTGTCGGCCAGCACGCAGGCGGTGTTGAAAATGTTCAAGCCTTTGTTTTCCATCGCGCCCATGTTGAAGTCGCCCACGGCCACCACCATGAAAATATCCAAATCGTATTCGAGGCCGAAACGGGTTTCGTCCCAGCGCATGGCGTGTTTGAGCGATTCGATGCCGAAGCACGCTTTGCCGGCATCTTCGGCGCGGGTGAAGAATTCGAGCGCCACTTGGCGGCCGCTTCGGGTTGTAAAGCTGTCGCGGGTGCACACCAAATCGCCGGCCACCAGGGCGAACAGGTAGCTGGGCTTGGCGAAGGGGTCGTGCCATTCAGCCCAGTGGCGGTTGTCGGGCAGCGTGCCGTGGCCGGTGCGGTTGCCGTTGGAAAGCAGCACGGGGAAGCGGGCGCGGTCGGCACTGATGCGGGTGGTGTAGATGCCCATCACGTCGGGGCGGTCGGGGTGGTAGGTGATTTTGCGGAAGCCTTCCGGTTCGCATTGGGTGTAGAGGTTGCCGCTGCTGGCGTAGAGCCCCATCAGGGATTTGTTTTGGTGCGGATAAAGGCGAGTGGCTACGCTCAGGGTGAAGGGCCGGGCGGGGATGTTTGGGATGGATAGGGTGTTGTTTGCTAAAGTGTAGGCGGTTTCAGGTAGCCTTTGGCCGTTGAGCTCGAGGGAAACCAGCTCGGCCGAGCCTTGCAGCACCAATGTGCCGCCGGCATCGGGCTGGGGCTGGATGGAAAGTTCGGCGGTAACGGCGGTGTGGTCTTCGTACACATCGAAATTCAGGCGGATGTGCGGCACGAGGTATTCGGGGGCGCGGTAGTCTTTGAGGTAGTGTGCGATTTGCTGGGGCATGGCAGGCAGCCTTGTGGGAGGATGGAAAGCGGGTATTTTAGCGCAAAACGGGGCTGGGTTTTAGCTTTGCAGAAACTCAGCTTCCTGCGGAAACTTCGTTTTCAGGTAGCCGCACATTCGCCTTTCAAGTGCAACGATTCTCCAAACAGAAAGGCCAGTATGCGGTAGCATACAGCCTTTCCGCCAAGAAAGAGTGCACATGAGCTACACGCAACTGACCCAAGACGAAAGATACCACATCCAACACCACTCGCACCAACCCATCAGCCAAATCGCCAAAGAACTCGGCAGAAGCAAAAGCACCATCAGCCGCGAAATCAAGCGAAACAGTTAAAACGGCAGGTACAACGCAGCAGAAGCCGCCCGCCAAAGTGCATACCGCACCGGCCGGCGGCAAGCCTACAAACTCACACCCGCCCTCTGTCGCCGCATCAACAAACTCGTCCGGGAAAAACTCAGCTCCGAGCAAATCTGCGGCTATTTGGCCAGACACCACGGCATCCGGCTGCACCAGGCAACTATTTACCGCTACCTTGCCCGAAACAGAGCCAAGGGCGGCAAGCTGTGGCAGCACCTGCGCATCGCCTCCAAACCCTACCGCAAACGGCGCGGCAGCATTTGGACCCGGGGCAAAGTCCCCGACCGTACCGACATCTCCCTGCGTCCCGACATCATCAACAAAAAGCAGCGTATCGGCGATTGGGAAGCGGACACCATTGTCGGCAAAGGGCAAAAGAGTGCCTTACTCACCTTGGTAGAACGTCGCAGCAAATACCTGATGAAACCCAGTGAGATAAATATAAGGGGTCTGTGAGATAAATGGGATTAAGTTGGATGAGGATGGATGATGGGGGATGGGAAATTTGTAACAACGTTGCACTGGATGCAACAAAACGGAGCGGGCGAAGTTGCCCGCTTTTTATTTTCGGACACCCCGTGCCAAAGCATCGAGGGCGACATCCAGCAGGCGGGATTCGGCGCCGGCCTGAAGTGTACCGCCTTTGCTCATCGGCAGGTAGGGGCGAGCGGGAATTTTGACTTGTTTGACCCTGCGGAAGCCATCGCCGACTTTGAATACCAGATAGGGTTTGTTTTTGGCTTTGACCGTGCCGCCGAACTGGTGGATGGCGGCATAGGGTTTGTTGGTGCCGATGCGGGCGAAGTTGCTGCCGGAGGCAGTGTGGATACTGGCGGCCAGTTGTCCGCTCTTTTGCAGGATTTTGCCGCCGCGCGCATTGGCCGGCCATTTTTTCCCGCCCCAGCTTTCGGATTCGAAGTTGTCTTCCGTAATACTGAGCAGTTCGGCGGCAATGGCTCGCATCATCGGGCGCGGGTGGCGGGCGTTGCGCAGCAGCTGCCCGAGGCCGCGTTGCAGGTCGCTGTCGTCCAAGCTGATTTCCAGCATCGTCATCCTTTCAATAGATTAATTACCCAAGCCAGCTGGGCGGCATTGAGCGAGGATTTGAAACGCTCGTTGCCCATCATCTGCCGCAGCGCCACACGGGCAATATCGGGATGGGCGGCCTGCGCCTTATCCACCGCCACCGAAGCCATGCGGGAGAGCATGGCCTTGCCTTGGTTGGCATTGAAGCCGGCATTGGGGGCGACAAACTGTCCGTTGATGCGGATGCCGGTGCGCCGGGCATGGCGTTCTTCGCCGGTATATTGGTTGACACCGATGTCCACGGTTTGGGTTTCCAGCTGCGGGCTGGGTTGTACCCGGTCTGCCCCACGGCTGCGCGACAAGGGTCGAACCCGGCAGCGGCAGCGGTAGTCCAAGGGCGGATACAGGCTGTCCCACACCGGGTCGTCGGCGGCATAAACGCTGCCGTGCAGCAGGCGGTGGGTTTCGCGGGTACGTTCGTCGTTGACCGCCACGTATTCCCAGTATGGGTGAGTATCCACGGCATCCATCATCTCGGCATAACGCCCGGCCATATAGGCCGACTGCATATTGGTCAGGTAGATGGTTTTCAGGCGGTGCGGGCTGCCCAGGCGCACGGTTTGGATTTCGCCGGTGTCCGGGTGCGGCACGTCCTGCCTGCCCCACCAGCCTTTGGCCTGCAACACCGGCGTCAGCCGCTCGCTGAACTGCTCCAAGGTCTGCCCGCTTTCGGCGGCTTTGACCACGGCGGCATAGATGTCCGAGACCACATCCATGCGGGCGGTTTTGGCCACGGTGAAGGCGGTGGCGTGCGCATCGTCCAGCATGTCCTGCCAGTCCCACGATACGTTGATGCCTTTCTGCTGCAGGTAGGCTACGGCAGCTTCGGGCTGCATGCCGAAGATGGCTTTGATGTCTTCGGGGTTCATTCGGCCAGTTCCTCAGCGGCTTCCACCCTGCCGACCAGTTCGGCCAAGAAGATTAGCCGTGCCAACTCGTCCTGCAGCGCAACATCATCCATATCGGGATAGGCGGCAGTCAGCCTGTCCAATACCGCTTCGGGCGTGGCCGCCCCCTGTTTTAGGCTGCCGACCAGCGCATCGGTTAATGCCTGCCCCTGTGCGTTGAGGCTACCTGAAAGCGGGGCGAGGGTGTCGATGACCAAACCGGCATCGGCAGCCGGCCGGTGTTCGGCAAAGTCGGCCAAAGGTGACGCCGGCGTCGCATTTGGCGGAGAGGCTACCTGAACAATATCGTCGTCGCTCAGGTTGTAGGCGCGTTTCCAGTAGCTTTCGGATAATTGTACGCCGCAGCCGGTCAGGATTTGGTCGCGTTCGGCCAAGGTCTTGTCGCCTGCTTCTTCGGTGTACAAAACAAACTGCGGGCGCGGGGTGTCGGCGGCGAAGTTGAAATCGCAAATCCAGTCGATAAGCTGATTCAGGCAGCCTTCGACGATGCGGCAGTCGTTGTCCCGAATATCCTTGGTTACCTCCAAACCTGCGGTGGCGCTGGCGTGGGTGCTGTCTTTCTCGGTGGTCTGGTCTTGGCCGAGCAGCGCAATGGCAATCTCGGAGCGGCAGTAGCGGATAAAGCGGTCATACACATCGGCACTACCCTGTTTACCCGCCGCCTCTTTGATTTCAACGCTGCTGTCATCAGGGATGGTGGCCACCGAGTTGCCGATTAGCTGTTCCAGCGCATCCAGCAGGCGGTCGGTGTCTTGGTCGGTATTGCTGCGCGGCTCGCGGCCGATGATTCACGGCGCGCCGAATTTCTCCGAGAACTCCGCCCAGAATTTCAGGCCGCCGCGTTTGAAGATGGTCGGCCAATAGACTGTAGACAAATCGCCGATGCCGTAGGGATTGATATAGCTGGCATTGTGGGTCGGGCACAGGAATTTGAAGGACGGTACCGGTTCGTCATTCAGGCTACCTGAAAGGCGGAAGTGCAGCTGTCCGTCTTGGTCGAACTGAAACCACTCCTGCGGCTTGGCCACGATTTCGGACGGCAGCCACAGGCTGCCCCGCTGCCAGATGATTTCCAAGGGCTGATAGCCGTACAGGGTGGCATCCAGAATTTGGTTGATCAGGCGGTACAGGTCAAAACCGGAGAACAGCTCGGCAAGGGTGTCGTAGACCGTATCAGGCGCGCCGTTGGCTTCGATGCGCCACTCCATTCCGGCTACCGCCGACTTCCGGCGGCGCACATGGCCGGCGACAATCGGGTCGGACAAGCCATGTACATCACGCGCGAAGACATCAAGGCTGCCGCCAGCTT
Proteins encoded:
- a CDS encoding phage virion morphogenesis protein — its product is MLEISLDDSDLQRGLGQLLRNARHPRPMMRAIAAELLSITEDNFESESWGGKKWPANARGGKILQKSGQLAASIHTASGSNFARIGTNKPYAAIHQFGGTVKAKNKPYLVFKVGDGFRRVKQVKIPARPYLPMSKGGTLQAGAESRLLDVALDALARGVRK
- a CDS encoding phage head morphogenesis protein, translated to MNPEDIKAIFGMQPEAAVAYLQQKGINVSWDWQDMLDDAHATAFTVAKTARMDVVSDIYAAVVKAAESGQTLEQFSERLTPVLQAKGWWGRQDVPHPDTGEIQTVRLGSPHRLKTIYLTNMQSAYMAGRYAEMMDAVDTHPYWEYVAVNDERTRETHRLLHGSVYAADDPVWDSLYPPLDYRCRCRVRPLSRSRGADRVQPSPQLETQTVDIGVNQYTGEERHARRTGIRINGQFVAPNAGFNANQGKAMLSRMASVAVDKAQAAHPDIARVALRQMMGNERFKSSLNAAQLAWVINLLKG